ATGGCAAGTACCTGCTTTCCGCCTAACTTACCACAGATAAAGTTACCTTTATGTCCTGCAGCCGTCGAATGCATGAAATGAGGTATTTCGGCATAAGGGATCACGATAGCCTCCTCTATCCGGTCTGCCAAAGAACCCAATCCACTACCCAGGATAATGGCTGTCTCCGGATTGCCAGTGATACGCGCGGCTATAAATGCTGCCGCTTCCTGATATTGTTCGTTCGTATAACTCAGATTCATAATTTATCGTTTAATTAAGTTATAAGCTATTTGGGCAGCTCGCTCCATGATATCTTCTTCACCCGGTACCTTTTTATCCTGCATCAGGACTTTCCCGTCACAGATCACCGTATCGATACAATTTCCGTTAGCCGCATAGACCAGATTGGATATGAAATTGAAATTCGGTGTAAATGCGGGCATATTCAAATCGATCAAAGAAAGATCGGCCAGATAGCCTTCAGCTATTTTTCCTGCCTTCAGGTTAGCAATAGCCGCTCCATTGGCTGTCGCAGACTGGAATATCTCGTCGGCTGTAACGGCTTCAGGGTCTTTTCTCCAAACCTTTCCCAATAAAGAAGCTAGCTTCATTGCCTCTATCATATCGAGATTATTGGATGACGAACAACCGTCCGTTCCCAATCCAATCAAAATACCTGCCTCACGCATCTCCTGGAACTTAAAGTGCATCCCGGAAGCCAGTTTCATATTGGATGCCGGATTATGTGCCACTTTTACCTCATGGTCTGCCAACATACGAATTTCATCGTCATCGACATAAATGCCGTGGGAGATCAACAACCGGGGAGACAACACTCCCAACTTATATAAATAGCGGACAGGTGTCAATCCGAAGTTCTTCACGGAGTTTTCCACTTCACCTTCTGTTTCCGCCAGATGTAGCTGGATCAAAACATTGTGTTCCCGTGCAAAAGCATCCGCCCACTGCAGTAATTCGCCGGAAACGGTATAAATAGCGTGCGGACCTATCGAAAAATGTATCCGCTTGCTGTAACGATCCATTTCATTATATAGTTTTTGGATCGTTTGTTTACTTTTCTCCGTCAACTCCGGTTTAAACTGGTCGAAACAGGCACTGGAAATATTAGCTCTGATACCCATCTCTTCCACAGCCTCTGCTGTCGCATGGAACTTATGGTACATATCAAAGAAAGTGGTTGTCCCGCTTTTTATCATTTCCAGACAAGCCAGTTTGGCTCCCCAATAAACATCCTCCTTTGTCAGTTTGGCTTCGTTAGGCCATATCTTTTCTTCCAACCAGGGCATCAACGGCATATCGTCGCCAAAACCACGAAACAAGGTCATTGCAGCATGACCATGTGTATTCACAAAACCGGGAATTACGGCTTTACGACGACCGTCAATAACAGTATCGGCCGTTACAGGAAGGTTTGTGCCTATCTGTTTGATATATTTGTTTTCTATATAAATATCGGTAGCAACTCCATTCAGCTCTACCTCTTTGATCAATATACTCATACAAATTTCGCTTTCATATTCTTTATCTTCTCTTCACGGATACGTGCCAGCAAGTCTGCTTTCTTATCACGTTTTACTGCCGCATAAGCACAACTTTCCTTTACTTCGACAATGCCGAGATCGTCTTTCTCCAAACCGCCTTTCTGGAAAAGGAAACCGACCACATCCTTTTTACTCAGCTTGTCCCGTTTACCGCGGTTGATCGTCAGTGTCACCCATTCCGAACGAAGAGGCTTCTTGGCTTTCTCCGGCAGGAAAAACTCATCCGGTTCACGGGTGATATATTCAGGGACTGTCTCCACTTCGTTCAGGATCATAAAGGCATTTCCTTCCGCATTCATACGGGCCGTTCGCCCGTTTCGGTGGATAAACGCTTCTTCATTGATCGGAAGATGATAATGAATAACATTTTTCACTTCCGGAATATCCAGTCCACGGGAGGCCAAATCGGTGGAAATAAAGACAGAAGCACTGCCATTACGGAAAAGCGACAAAGCCCGTTCACGTTCCGGCTGTTCCATACCTCCGTGGAAATATTCATTATCCACACCCATCTCGGTCAGGTAATTGCTGACACGTTCCACCGACTCACGCTGGTTACAGAACACTAAAGCCGATTCACCTTTCAGTTCGCCCAACAGTTTGTACAACGTTTCCAGTTTATCCTTGATCGGAGATTTCACGATACGCAAAGTCAAACCTTTCGCTTCCTTTACACCTGTCAGGAATGACAAACGTACCGGTGCCGTAATACCGGTAAAAGGCGGTATTTCGACAGCTTCCGTTGCCGAAGTCAACACCCTGCGACGCACGCCCGGAAGATGTGCCAGAATGTCTTTCATCTCATCCTGGAAGCCTAAT
This is a stretch of genomic DNA from Parabacteroides chongii. It encodes these proteins:
- a CDS encoding DEAD/DEAH box helicase, producing the protein MTQNEIVARALSNTGIEALNEMQQAVLDAGTTKDMVLLSPTGSGKTLAFLLPLLTTLTDEEKKIQALIIAPSRELALQIETVFRSLGAGYKVNCCYGGHPIRTEKKSLEHAPTVLIGTPGRILDHLERGNIDLDTVRTLILDEFDKSLELGFQDEMKDILAHLPGVRRRVLTSATEAVEIPPFTGITAPVRLSFLTGVKEAKGLTLRIVKSPIKDKLETLYKLLGELKGESALVFCNQRESVERVSNYLTEMGVDNEYFHGGMEQPERERALSLFRNGSASVFISTDLASRGLDIPEVKNVIHYHLPINEEAFIHRNGRTARMNAEGNAFMILNEVETVPEYITREPDEFFLPEKAKKPLRSEWVTLTINRGKRDKLSKKDVVGFLFQKGGLEKDDLGIVEVKESCAYAAVKRDKKADLLARIREEKIKNMKAKFV
- a CDS encoding amidohydrolase yields the protein MSILIKEVELNGVATDIYIENKYIKQIGTNLPVTADTVIDGRRKAVIPGFVNTHGHAAMTLFRGFGDDMPLMPWLEEKIWPNEAKLTKEDVYWGAKLACLEMIKSGTTTFFDMYHKFHATAEAVEEMGIRANISSACFDQFKPELTEKSKQTIQKLYNEMDRYSKRIHFSIGPHAIYTVSGELLQWADAFAREHNVLIQLHLAETEGEVENSVKNFGLTPVRYLYKLGVLSPRLLISHGIYVDDDEIRMLADHEVKVAHNPASNMKLASGMHFKFQEMREAGILIGLGTDGCSSSNNLDMIEAMKLASLLGKVWRKDPEAVTADEIFQSATANGAAIANLKAGKIAEGYLADLSLIDLNMPAFTPNFNFISNLVYAANGNCIDTVICDGKVLMQDKKVPGEEDIMERAAQIAYNLIKR